In Paracoccus aminophilus JCM 7686, a single window of DNA contains:
- a CDS encoding alpha/beta hydrolase, with protein MNMRFSWKSVSSNLHHLAALAGLALLPIPATARDSSDEGITHQIARIDAQNLEIFSFHPQNCPSPAILLVFHGDGRAAKSYLKSARQLAERGCFSVYAPLFDSARFPGWSYHRGGLVEDGALRPESEWTVEMVRDLLVWARAQEGRPDADVYLFGHSAGAQFLSRVAAYALPEGVDRIVIANPSTYVLPTEGEAVPYGFGGLPKSEAEHWMKDYLAAPITIFLGSEDTGSKDLTMTPEAIKQGSNRLDRGQQTYEEAKEIAAAHGWPFNWELVYAEGVGHSGKGMLESKEATQALGF; from the coding sequence ATGAACATGCGTTTCTCGTGGAAGTCGGTTTCCTCCAATCTGCATCATCTGGCCGCTTTGGCCGGGCTGGCGCTTCTGCCGATCCCGGCGACGGCGCGAGATAGCAGTGATGAGGGCATTACCCATCAGATCGCGCGGATCGACGCGCAAAACCTTGAAATCTTTAGTTTCCATCCGCAGAACTGTCCGTCTCCGGCGATTCTCTTGGTCTTTCACGGCGATGGGCGCGCGGCGAAGTCCTATCTGAAATCGGCGCGTCAGCTGGCCGAGCGCGGCTGTTTCAGCGTCTATGCGCCGCTTTTCGATTCGGCGCGCTTCCCGGGTTGGTCCTATCATCGCGGCGGTCTGGTCGAGGATGGCGCGCTGCGCCCCGAATCCGAATGGACGGTCGAGATGGTGCGCGATCTTCTGGTCTGGGCCCGCGCGCAAGAGGGCCGCCCCGATGCCGATGTCTATCTCTTCGGCCATTCCGCCGGGGCTCAGTTCCTGTCTCGCGTCGCGGCCTATGCTTTGCCCGAAGGCGTCGACCGCATCGTGATTGCCAATCCCTCGACCTATGTCCTGCCGACCGAAGGCGAGGCGGTGCCCTATGGCTTCGGCGGCCTGCCCAAGAGTGAGGCCGAGCATTGGATGAAGGATTATCTCGCCGCGCCGATCACGATCTTTCTGGGCTCGGAAGACACCGGCTCGAAGGATCTAACAATGACGCCCGAGGCGATCAAACAAGGCAGCAACCGGCTCGATCGCGGGCAGCAGACCTATGAGGAGGCCAAAGAGATTGCCGCCGCGCATGGCTGGCCGTTTAACTGGGAGCTCGTGTATGCCGAGGGGGTCGGTCATAGCGGCAAGGGCATGCTCGAATCCAAGGAAGCGACGCAGGCGCTTGGGTTTTGA
- a CDS encoding transposase yields MKTLITGDHRPEPGDLVLARIDEIGKQAKLELTDGRRAHLFPGDEIVVCYGNRYAPDQYEAKIGPDLAPCDLVAAGGLASIELTRHLRIRPPTQITPLGLIGDAHGHRLNVMQFSLKASDAPPQIPAILSLGTSMNAGKTLTATSMVRGFKRLGFKVAALKITGTGAGGDMWIVSDAGADVSLDFTDAGYASTYLVSIPDILLATNRLMNHAADLGCDIAVIEIADGLQQLETAQLIRHPAILDMAVGTVFAAYDAMGAKYGVDVLREAGHSVLALSGRLGLSPLGVREAEAASGLRVYSPFELQEGMLIPVIRDQASRRIAAHPRHQHFHERLAQAVLPSDIALGNLIPSAETEGARPDALTTALARDLLSRAAEHLMGREADALCGVPYGERRRNRKDWRNGFAATTWTTDLGEIELMVPRLKRNGYAPGFLARPETPRAELRALLSAAPDGFAEAARALLVALGANEASCESLAGLCDALKQLLQPALPQRAALRAMPLPGAERFVGQSDGDPQEEEAEQLAAALAFSRRSEAFFEVDAELYGYGPRGVLPATAAE; encoded by the coding sequence ATGAAAACCCTGATTACGGGCGACCATCGTCCCGAGCCGGGCGATCTGGTGCTGGCGCGTATTGATGAAATCGGAAAACAGGCCAAGCTGGAATTAACCGATGGGCGGCGGGCCCATCTTTTCCCCGGCGATGAAATCGTTGTCTGCTATGGCAACCGCTATGCGCCCGACCAATATGAGGCCAAGATCGGCCCGGATTTGGCGCCTTGCGATCTGGTGGCGGCGGGCGGGCTTGCCTCGATCGAGCTGACCCGGCATCTGCGCATCCGCCCGCCGACCCAGATCACGCCGCTTGGTCTGATCGGCGATGCCCACGGGCATCGTCTCAATGTCATGCAATTCTCGCTCAAGGCTTCGGATGCACCGCCGCAGATCCCGGCGATCCTGTCGCTTGGCACCTCGATGAATGCGGGAAAGACGCTGACGGCGACCTCGATGGTGCGCGGCTTCAAGCGGCTGGGCTTCAAGGTCGCGGCGCTGAAGATCACCGGGACCGGCGCGGGCGGCGACATGTGGATCGTCAGTGATGCCGGAGCCGATGTCTCGCTTGATTTCACCGATGCGGGCTATGCGAGCACCTATCTCGTCTCGATCCCGGATATCTTGCTGGCCACAAACCGGCTGATGAACCATGCCGCCGATCTCGGCTGCGACATTGCCGTGATCGAGATCGCTGACGGGTTGCAGCAACTCGAAACCGCGCAGCTGATCCGCCATCCCGCCATTCTCGATATGGCGGTCGGCACAGTTTTTGCTGCCTATGATGCGATGGGGGCGAAATACGGCGTCGATGTGCTGCGCGAGGCCGGGCATAGCGTGCTTGCGCTGAGCGGGCGGCTGGGGCTGTCGCCTCTGGGCGTGCGCGAGGCCGAGGCGGCTTCGGGGCTGCGGGTCTATTCGCCCTTCGAGCTGCAGGAGGGCATGTTGATCCCGGTCATCCGCGATCAGGCCTCGCGCCGGATTGCCGCCCATCCCCGTCACCAGCATTTCCACGAAAGGCTGGCGCAGGCGGTGCTGCCCTCGGATATCGCGCTTGGGAACCTCATTCCCAGCGCCGAGACCGAGGGCGCGCGTCCCGATGCCTTGACCACGGCATTGGCGCGCGATCTGCTGAGCCGCGCGGCCGAGCATCTGATGGGGCGCGAGGCGGATGCTTTGTGCGGCGTGCCCTATGGCGAGCGGCGGCGCAATCGCAAGGACTGGCGCAACGGCTTTGCTGCGACGACCTGGACGACGGATCTGGGCGAGATCGAGCTGATGGTGCCGCGCCTCAAGCGCAATGGCTATGCGCCGGGCTTTCTCGCCCGTCCCGAAACGCCCCGGGCCGAGCTGCGCGCGCTTTTGAGCGCCGCGCCGGATGGCTTTGCCGAGGCCGCACGCGCGCTTTTGGTCGCGCTTGGGGCAAACGAGGCCAGTTGCGAAAGCCTGGCTGGGCTTTGTGACGCGCTCAAGCAGCTCCTTCAGCCGGCCTTGCCGCAAAGAGCTGCCTTGCGCGCCATGCCTTTGCCCGGCGCCGAGCGGTTCGTCGGCCAAAGCGACGGCGACCCGCAGGAAGAAGAGGCCGAACAACTGGCTGCGGCTCTGGCCTTCTCGCGGCGCAGCGAGGCCTTTTTCGAGGTCGATGCCGAGCTCTATGGCTATGGCCCGCGGGGCGTGCTGCCCGCGACCGCTGCAGAGTAA
- a CDS encoding type I secretion system permease/ATPase has product MARRRKAGRVTALEMAWRASRPGLVTVMVFTTIFNLLKFAMPLYLVQVLDRVPASRSIETLVMLTVLVVIAILCGLALDVVRRRLLVNWGMWVERQFGPRMLHRGLSETRAARQASEISRALTDVTRLRSFICGPMASWLDVIFAPLFFLGVWMVHPVLGLIGLIALALLIAVGVASDLLTREPRRVSGDAQREASSLVTAAEQNKESVGALAMAPILTERWRRTASSRLDERERIEGRQILFRTMIRGLNQFLRIAMIAAGVWLVVHGAMTLGGIFAARIMAGFGFSLAEKALRNYRNLREAMTSYGALKERLTDEDVARTSVLPGTESAPVVIDKLTFRHAGARDDLFRRLSVTLACGEVLIISGTAGMGKTSLSRLLVGILEPRHGQIRLGDVELARLPSDLRATLVGYMPQHTELFAGTVRENIARMGEGSFADVVAAAKLVGIHELIVGLVDGYDTEITGDTFGLSGSERKRIALARAFYQMPRLIVLDEPTANLDAPSRRIVEGAIRAATAAGSSIIITQSIHSARLARLADRFLILGAKSPEIAENSDRQAEERARNGLRSVQ; this is encoded by the coding sequence ATGGCGAGACGCAGAAAAGCGGGCAGGGTGACTGCTCTGGAAATGGCGTGGCGGGCTTCGCGACCGGGGCTGGTGACCGTGATGGTGTTCACCACGATCTTCAACCTGTTGAAATTCGCGATGCCGCTTTATCTGGTGCAGGTGCTGGACCGGGTCCCGGCGAGCCGAAGCATCGAGACGCTGGTGATGCTGACCGTGCTGGTGGTCATCGCGATCCTGTGCGGGCTCGCGCTTGATGTCGTGCGCCGCCGCCTGCTCGTCAATTGGGGCATGTGGGTCGAGCGCCAGTTCGGCCCCCGGATGCTGCATCGCGGCCTCTCCGAGACCCGCGCCGCGCGCCAAGCCAGCGAGATTTCCCGCGCGCTGACCGATGTCACACGGCTACGCAGCTTCATCTGCGGGCCGATGGCCTCATGGCTCGATGTCATCTTCGCGCCTTTGTTCTTTCTGGGCGTCTGGATGGTCCATCCGGTGCTTGGGCTGATCGGCCTGATCGCACTGGCGCTTTTGATTGCGGTCGGCGTCGCCTCGGATCTGCTGACCCGAGAGCCGCGCCGGGTTTCAGGCGATGCACAGCGCGAGGCAAGCTCGCTTGTGACCGCCGCAGAGCAGAACAAGGAAAGCGTCGGCGCGCTTGCCATGGCGCCGATCCTGACCGAGCGCTGGCGGCGCACCGCCTCGTCGCGACTTGACGAACGCGAGCGCATCGAGGGCCGCCAGATCCTCTTTCGCACGATGATCCGCGGGCTCAACCAGTTTTTGCGCATTGCCATGATCGCCGCCGGTGTCTGGCTGGTCGTGCATGGCGCGATGACGCTTGGCGGGATCTTCGCGGCGCGGATCATGGCGGGCTTTGGCTTCTCGCTGGCCGAAAAGGCGCTGCGCAACTACCGCAATCTGCGCGAGGCGATGACCTCTTATGGCGCGCTAAAAGAGCGGCTGACCGATGAGGATGTCGCGCGCACCTCGGTTTTGCCGGGCACCGAAAGTGCGCCGGTGGTGATCGACAAGCTGACCTTTCGCCATGCGGGGGCGCGCGATGATCTGTTCCGCCGCCTCTCGGTCACCTTGGCCTGCGGCGAGGTCCTGATCATCAGCGGCACGGCGGGCATGGGCAAAACCTCGCTTTCGCGCCTGCTGGTTGGCATTCTGGAGCCGCGCCACGGCCAGATCCGGCTGGGCGATGTCGAACTCGCGCGACTGCCCTCGGATCTGCGCGCGACGCTGGTCGGCTACATGCCCCAGCATACCGAGCTTTTCGCAGGCACGGTACGCGAAAACATTGCCCGGATGGGCGAGGGCAGCTTCGCCGATGTCGTCGCGGCGGCCAAGCTTGTCGGCATCCATGAGCTGATCGTCGGCCTTGTCGATGGCTATGACACCGAAATCACTGGCGACACCTTTGGGCTCTCGGGCAGCGAGCGCAAACGGATCGCTTTGGCCCGCGCCTTCTATCAGATGCCGCGCCTGATCGTGCTTGATGAGCCGACGGCCAATCTCGATGCGCCCTCGCGGCGCATCGTCGAGGGCGCGATCCGGGCGGCGACGGCGGCGGGCTCGTCGATCATCATCACCCAGTCGATCCATTCGGCGCGGCTGGCGCGGCTGGCCGACCGCTTCCTGATCCTTGGCGCGAAATCGCCCGAGATCGCCGAGAACAGCGACCGGCAGGCCGAAGAACGCGCCCGCAATGGTCTGAGGAGTGTGCAATGA
- a CDS encoding HlyD family type I secretion periplasmic adaptor subunit: protein MTEIDRDPQAQNVAAASTPDTPSAQTPAPTDERAERRFGDPRRETPVWAQAETSGDRPFSRGLIAAGFAIIAVFGGTFYVWAASAPIEGAVIAQGVVSVDSNVRTIQHLEGGIIDAILVRDGDRVATGQVLIRLQNTLSSSTRNELQAQYFEMRATEARLVAEQEGKAEIAFPAELTDKIGDGAARASISGQESLFQSRRKLLADRLTILDRTKAGLESEITGLEGQIASSDKRLGLIAEELRDVEELYAKNLTNKPRLLQLQRQQAELQGEVSSYQAGIGTARQKIDESDLRMVEMQAAQAAEVADGLRDTRAKLYELHQRLTAAEDIVGRTEIRSPVDGIVKGLTVHTIGGVIAAGQPLMDVVPVSDKLVIQATLDPLDIDQVAEGQPAQVWLSAVNRRSQTPLDGIVTTVSADRMTDAASGAPYYQARVELDRAEVARSSVPMQPGMSAEVMIRTGARTTWDYLSSPISQFLSRAMREG from the coding sequence ATGACCGAGATCGACCGCGATCCGCAGGCGCAAAACGTCGCCGCCGCTAGCACGCCCGATACCCCTTCGGCCCAAACGCCCGCGCCGACCGACGAGCGCGCCGAGCGCCGGTTTGGCGATCCGCGCCGCGAAACTCCGGTCTGGGCGCAGGCCGAGACCAGTGGCGACCGCCCCTTCAGCCGCGGGCTGATCGCGGCCGGTTTCGCCATTATCGCGGTCTTTGGCGGCACTTTTTATGTCTGGGCTGCCAGCGCGCCGATCGAGGGCGCGGTGATTGCCCAGGGCGTCGTCAGCGTCGACAGCAATGTCCGCACGATCCAGCATCTCGAGGGCGGGATCATTGACGCCATTCTGGTGCGCGACGGCGACCGCGTGGCGACCGGGCAGGTGCTGATCCGGTTGCAGAACACGCTGTCCTCCTCGACCCGAAACGAGTTACAGGCGCAATATTTCGAGATGCGTGCGACCGAGGCGCGCCTTGTCGCCGAACAAGAGGGCAAGGCCGAGATCGCCTTTCCCGCCGAGCTGACCGACAAGATCGGCGACGGGGCCGCGCGTGCCTCGATCTCGGGGCAGGAGAGCCTCTTCCAAAGCCGTCGCAAGCTTTTGGCCGACCGTTTGACCATTCTCGACCGCACAAAGGCCGGGCTTGAAAGCGAAATCACCGGGCTCGAGGGCCAGATCGCCTCGTCCGACAAGCGTTTGGGGCTGATCGCCGAAGAGCTGCGCGATGTCGAAGAGCTTTACGCCAAGAACCTGACCAACAAGCCCCGGCTCTTGCAATTGCAGCGCCAACAGGCCGAGTTGCAGGGCGAGGTCTCCAGCTATCAGGCGGGCATTGGCACGGCGCGGCAAAAGATCGACGAATCCGATCTGCGCATGGTCGAGATGCAGGCCGCGCAAGCCGCCGAGGTCGCCGATGGGCTGCGCGATACCCGCGCGAAGCTTTACGAGCTGCACCAGCGTTTGACCGCCGCCGAAGATATCGTCGGGCGCACCGAGATCCGCTCTCCGGTCGACGGGATCGTCAAAGGGCTCACTGTCCATACGATCGGCGGCGTGATCGCGGCGGGCCAGCCGCTGATGGATGTGGTCCCGGTCAGCGACAAGCTGGTCATTCAGGCGACGCTCGATCCCCTCGACATCGATCAGGTGGCCGAGGGGCAGCCCGCGCAGGTCTGGCTTTCGGCGGTCAACCGGCGCAGCCAGACGCCGCTTGATGGGATCGTGACCACCGTTTCGGCGGATCGCATGACCGATGCGGCCAGCGGCGCGCCCTATTATCAGGCGCGGGTCGAACTGGACCGCGCCGAGGTCGCGCGCAGCTCTGTGCCGATGCAGCCCGGCATGAGCGCCGAGGTGATGATCCGCACCGGCGCCCGCACCACTTGGGACTATTTGTCCTCGCCAATTTCTCAATTCCTCTCGCGCGCGATGCGGGAGGGCTGA